A region of Bombyx mori chromosome 13, ASM3026992v2 DNA encodes the following proteins:
- the LOC101737955 gene encoding large ribosomal subunit protein mL64 produces MNLCVRLKCFRYNISSHLYRYSTTSEAIEQNEQVIIDDSDVAQAKEEEINKKRNISRLSMSHHNLVNGKRPYDYPMSLAHLTVKYNRKMYGKYGSASGVNPSLCWPTRADIREKLEYESEAYPFTIQEMMETTRQKRLAEEEKILKRDQEIVAKMAKLEMWKKELRNKVAKKTAEAQAAKDKKERLVEEVRRHFGFKLDSRDERFQEMLVKREKEQKKQEKLARKEAKEKVMIAKLQQKNAEISENK; encoded by the exons atGAATTTGTGTGTTAGATTGAAATGCTTCCGTTATAACATTTCCAGCCATTTATACAGATATTCTACAACATCGGAAGCAATTGAACAAAATGAACAAGTAATTATTGACGACAGCGATGTAGCACAGGCGAAGGaagaagaaattaataaaaagagaAATATATCTCGTCTTAGTATGTCACATCATAACCTCGTTAACGGGAAACGACCTTACGACTATCCAATGAGTTTAGCTCATTTGACCGTGAAATACAACAGGAAAATGTATGGAAAATATGGAAGCGCTAGTGGAGTGAACCCTA gcTTATGCTGGCCAACTAGAGCAGACATCAGAGAGAAATTGGAATATGAATCCGAAGCATACCCTTTCACAATACAAGAGATGATGGAGACAACCAGGCAGAAACGTCTAGCTGAAGAGGAAAAGATACTGAAGAGAGATCAGGAAATTGTAGCCAAAATGGCAAAATTAGAGATGTGGAAAAAGGAACTTCGAAACAAAGTCGCCAAGAAAACTGCTGAAGCACAGGCTGCTAAG GACAAGAAGGAACGCCTTGTTGAGGAGGTGCGAAGACATTTTGGTTTCAAACTGGATTCTCGTGATGAAAGGTTCCAGGAGATGTTGGTCAAACGCGAGAAAGAACAAAAGAAACAGGAAAAACTAGCTAGAAAAGAAGCTAAGGAGAAGGTTATGATTGCCAAACTACAACAGAAGAATGCTGAAATCagtgaaaacaaataa